The following proteins are encoded in a genomic region of Arachis ipaensis cultivar K30076 chromosome B02, Araip1.1, whole genome shotgun sequence:
- the LOC107625735 gene encoding clathrin light chain 3 (The sequence of the model RefSeq protein was modified relative to this genomic sequence to represent the inferred CDS: added 20 bases not found in genome assembly), with protein MSSSFGSSAPPYDDDGSGYDPRMQSQRFDSFSNFDADSVKDSAGDSSPIFGGGGSYGAGDDVFSSQAAPGTPSPPSMYSAAGGFMAFSAEQNGEDVDGGFGVSEVVPGEGLALREWRRQNAIRLEEKEKKEKEMRMQIIEEADEYKVEFYKKREVNVENKKASNREREKLFLENRDKFHAEADKNYWKAIGELIPREVAAIEKRGKKDKEKKPSIVVIQGPKPGKPTDLSRMRQILLKLKHNPPPHMNPKSPPSSESKKDAKTGPPDGASTSNTSPPSGAPATTPETVAAS; from the exons ATGTCATCATCGTTCGGAAGCTCCGCTCCTCCGTACGACGACGATGGCAGCGGCTACGATCCTCGGATGCAGTCTCAGCGATTCGACTCGTTCTCCAACTTCGATGCCGACTCGGTCAAGGACTCGGCCGGCGATTCGTCACCTATTTTCGGTGGCGGCGGTTCGTACGGTGCCGGAGATGACGTGTTCTCGTCTCAAGCGGCGCCGGGGACTCCTTCTCCGCCGTCTATGTATTCTGCCGCTGGGGGATTCATGGCGTTCTCGGCGGAGCAGAACGGGGAGGACGTTGACGGAGGTTTCGGTGTCTCTGAGGTCGTTCCCGGCGAGGGGCTTGCTTTGAGGGAGTGGCGAAG GCAAAACGCGATTCGattggaggagaaggagaagaaggagaaggagatgaGGATGCAGATCATAGAGGAAGCGGATGAATACAAAGTTGAGTTCTACAAGAAGCGTGAGGTTAATGTGGAGAACAAGAAGGCTT CTATTTTTAGAAAACCGAGACAAGTTTCATGCTGAAGCCGACAAGAACTACTGGAAGGCAATTGGCGAACTCATACCCCGTGAAGTTGCAGCTATAGAGAAAAGAGGGAAGAAGGATAAAGAGAAGAAGCCTTCTATTGTGGTAATTCAGGGTCCAAAGCCAGGGAAGCCAACTGACCTTTCAAGAATGCGCCAGATACTGTTGAAGCTCAAGCATAATCCCCCTCCACATATGAACCCCAAGTCACCACCATCATCAGAATCCAAAAAGGATGCCAAAACTGGGCCCCCTGATGGTGCTAGTACAAGTAATACTTCACCTCCCAGTGGTGCGCCAGCCACAACTCCTGAGACTGTAGCGGCATCTTGA
- the LOC107625736 gene encoding 54S ribosomal protein L24, mitochondrial, with product MAFRGKEMMKKVLKRVGENNLNPRVKESLEKCIPRSKVVMGRAKRGLFAGRHIQFGNSVSEDGGNKTRRTWKPNVQEKRLFSYILDRHIRVKVTTHALRCIDKAGGIDEYLLKTPYQKMDTEIGVFWKAKMEKLYEELGEKEVVFFAPEDEAKFEQGFKDLKLSEKEARKETRRKMFSGISKHKLIGVESKDGQSIEDGEEISHGAQKQLVPVSYVLAADKLKVGSYVSNQ from the exons ATGGCGTTCAGAGGCAAAGAGATGATGAAGAAAGTGTTGAAGAGAGTTGGAGAGAACAATTTGAACCCAAGAGTGAAGGAATCGCTGGAGAAATGTATACCTAGAAGCAAGGTTGTAATGGGTCGTGCCAAACGCGGTCTATTTGCCGGTAGACACATTCAGTTCGGCAACAGTGTTAGTGAGGATGGCGGTAACAA GACAAGGAGAACGTGGAAACCTAATGTCCAAGAAAAGCGGCTCTTCAGTTACATCCTGGATCGTCACATTCGGGTTAAAGTGACAACCCATGCCCTTCGTTGCATAGACAAGGCTGGTGGGATTGATGAATACTTGCTGAAAACTCCTTACCAAAAGATGGACACTGAGATCGGTGTCTTCTGGAAGGCAAAGATGGAGAAGCTCTATGAAGAGCTTGGCGAGAAGGAGGTTGTGTTCTTTGCTCCAGAGGATGAAGCCAAGTTTGAACAAGGCTTTAAAGATTTGAAGCTATCTGAAAAGGAAGCGCGTAAGGAAACCAGAAGAAAAATGTTTTCCGGGATAAGCAAGCACAAGCTGATTGGGGTAGAAAGTAAAGATGGTCAATCTATCGAGGACGGCGAAGAAATCTCCCATGGTGCACAGAAACAGTTGGTCCCAGTTTCATATGTGTTGGCTGCTGACAAGCTCAAAGTTGGCAGTTATGTTTCTAATCAATGA